In the Arachis ipaensis cultivar K30076 chromosome B04, Araip1.1, whole genome shotgun sequence genome, tctattttttttttcattgataACTATTTCTAAAATATTTAGACAAAATCCCAGACTAGATATTATTATTCAAAGTAGTATAATAAATTCTCTAAAATATAGTAATTTTATTGGACCATCCTTTTCTCTAAAAGACAAGAAGGCAATAACTTGATATTGAAGCAAAATGCATATGCCTAATGtatgaagaaaagaaatggatgagcatatatatatatatatatatttccatttttgtctttttatctgtGTAGATATTTTTGATATATCAAAAGTGCAAAGGGTTGAACAGTAAAACACTATGTTCTACTTTAACCCGTCTAATTTGAAAGTTCACAAGATAATTTTCTATCAAAATGTAATTTGGACCACAATCAAAATGTAAAACTAAAAAAGCATCTTAAGGAAGCATCATATTTACAAATTGTTTTCTTTGGTAGAATTAGCAGCATTGAAGCCTGTACATGAAATGTTAAACCCAACAGAAGAAGCCTTCATTCATCTGCACCACGGAGATTATACCTTTCTTTCAGACGCTTGGCAGTTCCATCAGATACAACGCTGTCAAGTAATTTATACTTTTTGTAATGCATTTCAAGTGTTTCTCCCTGTTGCTGGGCAAGGTTTTCTTCAAGTAGTAGTTGCAGCTAAAAGAAAAGAACACAAAATGCATATAAAATCACAATAGAATAACCTAAATACCACAAAATCTCATACTGATTATGAATTAACAAGCCACATATTTTGAACATCATTATGACATCACAAAAAGGGGGCAGCATTTTCATAGAGCAAGTGGTCTTCGGATACAAAAACCATTTCATAGTGTAGACACACAATTCCCATAAATCCATTGCATATAATAGAAAGATATGAACAGTAAATAGAAGGGATCAACagaaaataaaagccaagaaCAAGGGGGATCATAATGCTTGTGATGCagttgagaaaaaaataaaagaataaaaccCAAAAtagcccctgacaattacttcaAAAGACAACGAGCCCCTTAACAAAAAAAAACCCAATCCGACCCCTGACAATTGTCtcaaaaggacaacgaggcccctgtgcaaaaaaaaaaaaatcaatgttgttTTTTTTTGCACAGGGGCTAATcaatcccaaaaaaaaaagagaaagtctagggagccaatggcctaagcgtacaatgtgtacaatgaagatttagaaagtattagagatatcaTTATTAGTGTTACGTTATCCTGTCAGGttacgcttttgggatgagtggtttcagaaCATGGTATAAGAGTTCTAGATGcggaaggtcaagagttcgaatcttggtgaacccaaaattaattttttataacatgagatgtttattatccctggtatccggatggttatccttggtatccggatggttattctgcATAGTATAAGTGATGTTCATTTaattcataaaccaaagatttagcccattgtacatattgtacactTAGGCCATTGGTTACCTAGCACtactcaaaaaaaaatttcagggGCCGAATTTGGTGTTTTTTTTCTTGGAAGGGGTGGAGTATTCACTCAAAATAAAAACGTGTGAACTTACGTTGTGTGCATATTCATGTTCTGCAGCATGTTGGCGCGTAAGATGCTTCAATTCCTTTGCCACCTCAAAATCCGCATCATTTGGATCCAACCAGCGAAACCTTATCCTTCTTTCAGGAATTTGAGGCCGATCATCAAACATTTCCGCCTCAGCAGGATGAGCCCTTACCGGCCGTGGCGTCCCGCACATCATGAACGGGTACTGCCCTATCATGGTGATAACCTCCTTGACCTTCTTGGAGGAATCCAACTCTACTAATGCACACTCCGGCAGATTTCTTGGTCCAAGGTAGTTGGGAATGAACTTGACACTTTTTACCGTTGCAAACTGCTCAATAGCACTTCTCAAGACAGATTCAGAGACTTGGGGTGAAAGGTTGTCAAAGAACACTGTTCTAGTCACTTTCTCCTGAAATGAAGCATACTTCTCTGCTGCTGATGCCATCTGTTGATGTGAATGACAACAAAATTTAAAAGTTGATAGTTAAATTTCTGAGTCCTTACCATTAAACAAATGATGAATCTATACATAATGTATTTGATCAAATTGAAACTTTAGTACTAAAAGATTCAAGTACTAGATATAACTGAAACTTGAGCGTAGAAAGGGAAAAATATACGAGATCACATCAAAGTAGAAATGGGAAAATTAATCTATCAGGATAGATATTTACACATTTGCAGAATATGGAGTGAACAAAAGACAACAGCATTTCTTGATATTAATTTCCTAAAAATACTAAGCAAATTCTAGTTTTGCTATGTAAGTTGAAATCATCAGAAAATCAGCAGCATCAACGATTGTCAATGAGAACTTGTCCAAATTATGGAGAACACTACCATGCTCTTAAGAGAAACAAAAGTTAACCATGAAAAACAAGGGAATGAACCGGTTACATAAACGCTAGGAAAAGATTGTCAATGACAAATTGTTCAAATTACGGAATAATAATAACATAGCACCCAACGAAGACCTATCAATGCAGAAAGTCTGAAACATTTATCATCACAATCGCTTCAAGGAGGACTTTGCACATAACATTACCTACACATTTAGCAACCGATTTGTGCGATGCTAAAAAAACCTTCGATTATCTTTAATTACATAAATCTTGAAGCTCAAGTGGCAACATTATTACTCAAACAACAATGCAAGAGATGCAGATTCGAGTGTATCATGGTCCAAAAAGTACAAACTATGGCTGGAAAACCCTAAATTCAAGTAGACTGAGAATTGGGAAGGACAGCGGCGGTTCAAACTTCAACGCACAAACACATAACGAAACAAAGATGAAGAGATTGGAAGACTTGTAAAAGAGGTAGCTACCTGAGATGAAAATGCTTCAATTACGGTTCTTCTTGCGTTCTTCTCCGTGATGCACGAGAGAGTcactctcttcttcttccctgCGTTCGTTCAAAACTGCGTTTTGAGTTGTTAATTTGGACTGTTGGCAAAGTATTTGATGGAGTTGTCCACAATAACTCCATTTGATGGAGCTGCACAAAATATTTAAAGAATTGCCCCAATTTATTTTACTGTATTTAAAATGAGTAGCAACAATATTTTTGGGAACCACAGATTGCCTCTGTCGCGTCCTCCACCGATGGAACCACACTGTCGCCATTGCCTTTGCCAACTTCTTCAACCACCCTCCTCTATTGCCAACACCCTGCATTTCTTGAACCTCTGGTAACATTCTCAAtggtcctttttttttttgtggggaATCTATTTTCAAAACTTGAAAGTGTTGGATTTGGGCGATATAACTCCATAGCAGAGGAGCTTCTTTTTCAGACTGGTTGTCAGATAATGTGGACCATCTTCTTTTGtggttaaaaattaattttaaaaaaatttgttgcTTATTAATAAATGAGAAATGTTAGGGGACAGTAAAATTTGTGATGTTTAGCCattatcaatatttttaatggtgtaaaatATTATCTAATGGTGTaggattaattatttttttttatggttaagtgAGAGCTAAATTTCAACAAAAGTGCTGACCCTGAACTTTCTCTTAATAAATACAGCAAAATAAATTGagacaattttataattattttctcCAGTTCCATCAGATGGAATTGTCATAACCAGCTCCATCAAATACTTTGCCTGGACTGTTAAGTGCATTGTAaaattctctaattttttttattttaccaactattttgttctattttcttttcttaaaaaaaaaaactcgatCATCATttgatttattaatttaaatatttataccACTTAAACCTGTAACATTTTGTTGCtggaaaaataaattttagaGACTGAAATTTTTGTAAAATGAATTTggccattttatttattttgataaattgCTCTAGTTCAAAATCTCAACAGTTTTATACTTTTTTGTCaaacaatttttaaaagttatttttcttttgttgtttttcttggtTATTTGCTTTTTGAAATTTCATAACCAGTCCCTCTGAATTCGTTATATTACAACATAGCCCTCAtattgaagaagaaagaaacaaggtgCAGGAGAACAGAGAACGAAGCACCTCAATTTGCTTCACAGCACAACACAACACTTCACTGTTCTTTCTGATTACTCTCTTCAATGCGATCTTCGCTGTGTGGAATGGTCGAGTGCGAGCCTTAACAAACGCCTTCGATTTACCATCGCGATTTTCGAGATCTGCCACCAATGGACAAGTCCAGCGCCTTGGAGTACATCAACCAGATGTTCCCAAACGGTActtttttttcgtttttcttttttgaatcagAGATTCGTAATGGTTTGTGATGATGAATAGCGTGTGTTCCTTACTATTTGATGTGATATATATGTTTTAATTTTGGCGAGATTTGAAATaatgttgttgttgatgatgatgttgtGCAGAGGCATCTCTGTCTGGTGTGGAGCCGCTGATGCAGAAAATTCAGAGCGAGATTCGCACTGTAGATGCCGGAATTCTAGCTGCTGTTCGCCAACAGGTCTTGATCTCTTTTCCTTTCATCTTCAATTTTGCATCCAATATACAAAAGCAAATTGTATTTCTAAGTAATGCAGTATTGATTGTTCATTGTTGCTCTGCATTATACTTGATCCTTAGAAAACTCTACCACTGCCGAGTTCTAGTTAATGTTAGCTTTCAGGTTAGATATTCAAGTGGTTATGCTGTTTTCCCCATAAGTTAGATCTCATTTTTCGAGTTATTGCGAATAGAAAAAGACTAGCACGGGTAGATTGTGGTTGAAGATCAGGCTGACTTGACTCAAACTAGACTAAGTTATTTAATAAACTTTGGATATCGGTTGTTAAGATACAGAacataaaaggaataaaaagaaaacttGATGTGATACGGATATTAATAAAGAAACCATGAATCAAGTTTGAGTCCTGTGGATAAAAAGTGAGCCCAAGTTGCCACTTCTTAGGAACTTCTTTAAGGTGGAGTGGCCTTCTTGATCCGTTACTATCTTACTAAATGTGATTCTCTAAGATCACTAAGGTGTTGATACATCAGAAATGTGATTGCATATTACCATACAAGATTTTTAACAGTTTTTTTATTGAACATAATTTGTTTCCATAATTTCTGGTTTTTCATGCCCTGGCTTCTATAATTTCAGAGTAATTCAGGAACTAAGGCAAAAGAAGATCTTGCTGCTGCTACACGTGCTGTGGAGGTTTGCGTCCACTCTATTGTGTTTCTATTAGTTCTTTGTTCAATTGCTTAGATTAGTTCTCTTTAAATATTTATGTTGCATTGCATGTAATTTATTAGCTCCATCCATTCTTGTCTGGTTGgtattttaatactatttttctttttttaattatgcaGGAACTTATGTATAAGATCcgagaaataaaaacaaaagctgtACAGAGTGAAACGATGGTTCAAGAAATATGTCGCGACATTAAGAAATTAGATTTTGCAAAGAAGCATATAACTACAACAATTACTGCACTTCATCGTCTTACAATGCTTGGTAGGTCTTGGTAGCCCTTTTACTCTTGTAAAATCTGTTTTAATAGTTCCTAAGCTTGCTACTATATTATTTTGCCGTAGCACACAAACATAGTACATGTCCCTAAAGTTCATAGTAACAAACACATACATGGTTATTGTCACAGATTGCAATGTCCTTGTATATCTATATTTGTAGCGTGAACACTAAATAAACCACTAGACCATTCTTTGGATGAAAACCTCTAGACAAATTGGGTGGAATTTTAGCATACACATGGAAACTGGGTACAATATTTAATAGGTTTATTGCACTAACTAGATAGTTTCTTTAGATGCATAGATGTTATCTAATCTTTTACTTTAACAAGCTTACCTATTATATGGCAGTCTCTGCTGTTGAACAGCTTCAAGTCATGGCTTCAAAACGTCAATATAAGGAAGCTGCTGCACAGCTGGAGGTATCTGATCTATGCCTGTGGCATCTTTTCGGATAACTGTTGCAGTGTTGCTTTTCAAGTATTTGCTTACTACATTGGATTGGTGTCATTATGGtgcttctgttttttttttcctttgctgGGGGGTGGGATGGTTGTGAAACCAATGCATTGTGTTTCTTGATGTCCATGTTCCTATTGCACAATGAGGtagtgattttattattattgtgtcattttatgatgtatttataATCTGGGAGTTGGAGATTATGGGTTGAAAATAAGTTATTTAGGAATACAGTTGGAAACCGAGGTTTTGTGATTGCtgaataaactattatatatagtCTGGGGTTGTGCTTCAACTATATTTTTTACTTGGtaaattaaaaatgtttaatGAATTTCTTAATTTTCATCTATCTCATGCTGAAAGAAATGCATTTTATTTTGATGGACTAATTTATGAATTTTTacatttgttttttgtttttatctgTCTCAGGCAGTGAACCAGTTATGCAGTCACTTTGAGGCTTATAGGGATATTCCAAAGATCATAGAACTAAGGGAGAAGTTTAAGAATATCAAGCAAATACTCAAGTCACATGTGTTTTCTGATTTTTCTAGGTATTTGTTACTCCCTTTTTGCTATTTTTGGAAATATCTACAGGtgttttaatatgaaaaaaagagGATATACTATGTTGTTGAatgctaatatttttttatttatttttcctcaTAGTTTGTTTGTTTAAATTCATTAGACATGGTTTGTTTACAAAAAATCTTGTGTGTTAACTGGGTTTCTCAATTCCTTGTATTTGTCTCAGCTTAGGTACTGGAAAGGAGACAGAAGAAACTAATTTGCTCCAGCAGTTGTCTGATGCTTGCTTGGTTGTTGATGCATTAGAACCTTCTGTTAGGGAAGAGTTGGTAAATAATTTCTGCAATAGGGAGCTTACTTCATATgaacaaatttttgaaggagctggTATTTTTATGTCTCTGTAATGTGAATCTTATGTGTTTATTTATACAACAAGCTCTTATCAAATGTGCTTATGTTTGACCTTTTAAATATTTGTACTTCTTTCAGAGCTCGCAAAATTGGATAAAACTGAACGAAGATATGCTTGGATTAAGCGCCGAATGAGGTCAAATGAAGAGATTTGGAAAATTTTTCCATCTTCATGGCATGTTTTATATCGTCTATGTATCCTATTTTGTAAGAAGACAAGGTATGTTATTTCTTGCTTACAACATTTCTTAAAATATCGTATATGGCAATATATGTTATATGCTTTTTCCAGCAAAAGAGAGCATGCCTGTAGTGAAGCATTATTCTTCTAGTTTTGTTATGAAGTGACATTATAATTTATTGAATATGGGTAATTTTATTGCTTCAGCATAGAAACATTTTCTGACTTTTATAATCAAATTTAATCATATACCATGATTTTCATGCAGAACCCCTACCcccacccaaaaaaaaaagttattaggCGTTTTTCTGAATAATGTGTTGATATGAACTGTACTCAGCCCAGGAATATTATGTATGGACTCATGATTGTGATACTTTTCTCTACAGGAAACAACTTGAGGATATTCTTTCTAATCTAAAGGAAAAGCCAGATGTGGGGACCCTGTTGTTGGTAAGCCATGGTTTTGACCAATCATTAAACGATGAAATATTGACTTGCTGTTACAATAATTGCTTCAATGGTGTGATGCTATACAACTATATTTTCTTGCCACTGTTTTTTAACCGGAGCTTTTATTTACAAAATAGTTGATGGCTGGCTTTGTAATAATTCATTGATGGTGGTAACAAAGAATAAATTGTTGATGTAATGTATTTACGATGTGAATTTATGACTCTTATGTGTTAATTCAGTGTTTCACTTGTTGATTTTTGCAGGCTTTACAGCGAACTTTAGAGTTTGAAGATGAATTGGCTGAGAAATTTGGAGGAGGCACTCAAAACAGGGAGGTTGGGAATGAGATTGAGGAAATAGGTAGGGGAGCAAATTCTGGCAGTAATGCTTCAGATATCCGGAGGAAATATGAGAAAAAGCTTGCTGCTCATCAAGGAAGTAACAATGGGGTATGTATTATGAATTGGTGAAGTTTACATTACCTATCCCTAAGGAATCATTGAAATTATAGTTGTCTATGACCATTTTGTTTGGTTGTTATGAATAGGAAAACAATGGAAGTAAAGATTTGGCGGTACCTGGAGCTGGGGTATGGATCTATGTGACTATTATCTATTTAATGTAATGGTTTTGTTGGTTGTGTTACATACATAGATATTGTACTTCTTATTCACTGTTATCCAAAATCTCTCTATCTTATTAGTCTAAGATTAATTTATGGTATTACAGAAGAAAATCCGACGATGTGCTACATTCTGATTACatcatttaaaattttcaaatctccTAGTCAAGGTTATCTCTTTTATTTTATCTCTGCAATTGAAGCACTGAAATTGTATTGGactaatgtaattttttatttgataaaatgcttttgTCTGATCATATGCTTGGGATTATCTGGACTCTTATGTTGTCTCTcagttatttaatattttattaaatattttcaaattatcaaaggGTAAAAGAAGGGAGTGAAGAAAATTGAATGTCCTAATTGAAAAATAAGTCAAATGAATTTGATGTAGAGTGCTTCCTAGTCTTTATTGTAATAGTGGCTGTCCTCACTTTATTCTTAATGATCTATTTTCATTAGGATGGGCCTGATAAACATTTTGTTGTTTTGGCAGTTCAATTTTCGTGGAATTATTTCATCTTGCTTTGAACCTCACTTAAGAGTATATGTAGAATTGGAAGAGAAAACATTAATGGAAAATTTAGAGAAACTCGTTCAGGTAATTTGGGTCTTGCTTTTGATGTATGTACTCATTGATTTACTTATCACTGTCCCTTGATTAAATGTGTCATCCAATATAGGAGGAGACATGGGATATTGAGGAGGGAGGTCAGAATAGCGTTTTATCCAGCAGCATGCAGGTGATAGGTCATTTCATTTCTTAGAGCCTTTAGGAATTCTGTTAGGTAGCTGTTGGTTAATGTTGCCAATAATAGATAGGGTTAGATATATAGATCCCCCCTGGCACGGATGAATGATGGAGCCCCCTTCTCCTTTTCTGATGGCCAGTTTGTTATTATGCTTTGAGCTAACTTTGTCGTTTTGTTGTGTAGTTGTTTCTCATAATCAAGAGGAGTTTGAAGAGATGCAGTGCTTTAACAAAGAACCAGACACTATTTAATTTGTTCAAGGTAACTCCTGAGTTATAGCTAATATTTCTCCATTTCAAAAATGACAAAACATGTGCCCAGAGCTGTTGAATAATTGTTAAA is a window encoding:
- the LOC107638771 gene encoding vacuolar protein sorting-associated protein 53 A, whose product is MDKSSALEYINQMFPNEASLSGVEPLMQKIQSEIRTVDAGILAAVRQQSNSGTKAKEDLAAATRAVEELMYKIREIKTKAVQSETMVQEICRDIKKLDFAKKHITTTITALHRLTMLVSAVEQLQVMASKRQYKEAAAQLEAVNQLCSHFEAYRDIPKIIELREKFKNIKQILKSHVFSDFSSLGTGKETEETNLLQQLSDACLVVDALEPSVREELVNNFCNRELTSYEQIFEGAELAKLDKTERRYAWIKRRMRSNEEIWKIFPSSWHVLYRLCILFCKKTRKQLEDILSNLKEKPDVGTLLLALQRTLEFEDELAEKFGGGTQNREVGNEIEEIGRGANSGSNASDIRRKYEKKLAAHQGSNNGENNGSKDLAVPGAGFNFRGIISSCFEPHLRVYVELEEKTLMENLEKLVQEETWDIEEGGQNSVLSSSMQLFLIIKRSLKRCSALTKNQTLFNLFKVFQRILKAYATKLFVRLPKGGTGIVAAATGMDGQIKTSDRDERVICYIVNSAEYCHKTAGELAESVSKIIDHQYADGVDMSEVQDDFSAVITKSLVTLVHGLETKFDIEMAAMTRVPWGTLESVGDQSEYVNAINLILTTSIPTLGSLLSPVYFQFFLDKLASSLGPRFYSNIFKCKQISETGAQQMLLDTQAVKTILLEIPSLGRQTSGAAGYSKFVSREMSKAEALLKVILSPVDSVADTYRALLPEGTPMEFQRILDLKGLKKADQQSILDDFNKHGPGIKQTQITPTVVPASPVAPVVPNPSAAGLMASREDVLTRAAALGRGAATTGFKRFLALTEAAKDRKDGPFRKLFNP
- the LOC107638770 gene encoding uncharacterized protein LOC107638770 → MASAAEKYASFQEKVTRTVFFDNLSPQVSESVLRSAIEQFATVKSVKFIPNYLGPRNLPECALVELDSSKKVKEVITMIGQYPFMMCGTPRPVRAHPAEAEMFDDRPQIPERRIRFRWLDPNDADFEVAKELKHLTRQHAAEHEYAHNLQLLLEENLAQQQGETLEMHYKKYKLLDSVVSDGTAKRLKERYNLRGADE